One genomic region from Amycolatopsis sp. FBCC-B4732 encodes:
- a CDS encoding putative quinol monooxygenase, producing the protein MIIIAGWLAVAPEARDAYLRDCAEAVRLAREAPGCLEYALGADLLDSGRITVYERWESDADLERFRGSGPSDEQSAQILDASVARYRISAVEAP; encoded by the coding sequence ATGATCATCATCGCCGGCTGGCTCGCGGTCGCGCCCGAAGCGCGGGACGCCTACCTGAGGGACTGCGCCGAAGCGGTGCGGCTGGCGCGGGAAGCGCCCGGCTGCCTCGAGTACGCGCTGGGCGCGGACCTGCTCGACTCCGGGCGGATCACCGTGTACGAGCGCTGGGAGTCCGACGCGGACCTTGAGCGCTTCCGCGGGTCCGGGCCATCGGACGAGCAGTCGGCCCAGATCCTCGACGCCTCGGTGGCCCGCTACCGCATTTCGGCGGTCGAGGCGCCTTGA
- a CDS encoding PPOX class F420-dependent oxidoreductase: MELPADLLALLREPSLCFLATSMPDGSPQLTQTWVDTDGTHILVNTVLGHQKQRNIERDPRVALNVADRDRPSRYYAIRGQVVDMTEEGAVEHIDELSQRYLGGPYPWWGGRDQTRLLLTIKADRINPT, translated from the coding sequence TTGGAACTGCCCGCCGACCTCCTCGCGTTGCTGCGCGAACCCAGCCTCTGCTTCCTGGCGACGTCGATGCCGGACGGCTCGCCGCAGCTCACCCAGACCTGGGTGGACACCGACGGGACGCACATCCTGGTCAACACGGTGCTGGGGCACCAGAAGCAGCGCAACATCGAGCGCGACCCGCGGGTGGCGCTCAATGTGGCCGACCGCGACCGGCCGTCGCGGTACTACGCGATCCGCGGGCAGGTCGTCGACATGACCGAGGAAGGCGCCGTCGAGCACATCGACGAGCTCTCGCAGCGCTACCTCGGCGGCCCGTACCCGTGGTGGGGCGGCCGGGACCAGACGCGGTTGCTGCTGACCATCAAGGCGGATCGGATCAACCCGACATGA
- the argS gene encoding arginine--tRNA ligase translates to MQTADVTEELARRVVAAAGRALDVELTPEQALIQASPREGVDYQANLAMSLGKRLGRAPREVAGLIAGALELDGIADAPEIAGPGFLNFALRTEWLETRVGAVLGDPRLGVPETAAPRRIALDYSSPNVAKEMHVGHLRTSVIGDALARLLRFAGHEVLPHNHLGDWGTPFGMLIEHLLDVSAGRSGIADLDAFYREARRKFDDDAAFATRARERVVQLQSGDEATLAVWRELIAESTRHFDEVYALLGISLTDNDIYGESFYNPFLAAVVDDLERAGLTEISDGAVCVFPEGFRNREGDRLPLIVRKRDGGYGYAATDLATVRYWTADRGATDLLYVVGAPQAQHFAMVFAVCRAAGWLTGHAEHIGFGTVLGADGKTMRTRSGDTVKLADLLTEAVTQAAAVVAERSELDAAGQAGVARAVGIGAVKYADLSGDRERDYVFAWDRMLAKEGNTSVYLQYAHARTRSILRKAGEQPESMEITLEAPAERALAVKLLRFGEALKAATNGYAPHKLCTYLYETAVMFSRFFEECPVLKASSPSLRASRVRLTTLTSHTLALGLSLLGIEAPDRL, encoded by the coding sequence GTGCAGACCGCCGACGTTACCGAGGAACTGGCGCGCCGAGTGGTGGCCGCCGCCGGCCGGGCGCTGGACGTCGAACTGACACCGGAGCAGGCGCTGATCCAGGCGTCGCCACGCGAAGGCGTCGATTACCAGGCGAACCTCGCGATGAGCCTGGGCAAGCGGCTCGGCCGCGCGCCACGTGAGGTCGCGGGGCTGATCGCCGGGGCGCTGGAGCTCGACGGCATCGCGGACGCGCCCGAAATCGCCGGGCCCGGTTTCCTCAACTTCGCGTTGCGCACGGAATGGCTCGAGACGCGTGTCGGCGCGGTGCTCGGCGATCCCCGGCTGGGTGTGCCGGAAACCGCCGCGCCACGGCGGATCGCGCTCGACTACAGCAGTCCGAACGTGGCGAAGGAGATGCACGTCGGGCACCTGCGGACGTCGGTGATCGGCGACGCCCTCGCGCGCTTGCTGCGGTTCGCCGGCCACGAAGTGCTGCCGCACAACCACCTCGGCGACTGGGGAACGCCGTTCGGGATGCTCATCGAGCACCTGCTCGACGTCTCGGCCGGCCGGAGCGGCATTGCCGACCTCGACGCCTTCTACCGTGAAGCGCGCCGGAAGTTCGACGACGACGCGGCGTTCGCGACCCGGGCGCGCGAGCGGGTCGTGCAGCTGCAAAGCGGTGACGAAGCGACGCTTGCCGTCTGGCGGGAGCTGATCGCGGAGTCGACCCGGCATTTCGACGAGGTCTACGCGCTGCTCGGGATTTCGCTGACGGACAACGACATCTACGGCGAGAGCTTCTACAACCCGTTCCTCGCCGCGGTGGTCGACGACCTCGAACGGGCCGGGCTGACCGAGATCAGCGACGGCGCCGTCTGCGTGTTCCCCGAAGGTTTCCGCAACCGCGAAGGCGACCGGCTGCCGCTGATCGTCCGCAAGCGCGACGGCGGTTACGGGTACGCCGCCACGGACCTGGCCACCGTCCGGTACTGGACGGCCGACCGCGGCGCGACCGATCTGCTCTACGTCGTCGGGGCGCCGCAGGCCCAGCACTTCGCGATGGTGTTCGCCGTCTGCCGCGCGGCGGGCTGGCTGACCGGGCACGCCGAGCACATCGGGTTCGGCACGGTGCTCGGCGCGGACGGCAAGACGATGCGGACCCGGTCCGGCGATACCGTCAAGCTGGCCGACCTGCTCACCGAAGCCGTGACGCAGGCCGCCGCGGTCGTCGCCGAACGCAGCGAGCTCGACGCGGCGGGCCAGGCCGGGGTCGCCCGGGCGGTGGGCATCGGCGCGGTCAAGTACGCCGACCTGTCCGGCGACCGCGAGCGCGACTACGTCTTCGCCTGGGACCGGATGCTCGCCAAGGAGGGCAACACCTCGGTGTACCTGCAGTACGCGCACGCGCGGACGCGGTCGATTCTCCGGAAGGCGGGCGAGCAGCCCGAGAGCATGGAAATCACGCTGGAGGCGCCGGCGGAACGCGCGTTGGCGGTGAAGCTGCTTCGGTTCGGCGAAGCGCTGAAGGCGGCGACGAACGGCTACGCGCCGCACAAGCTGTGCACGTACCTGTACGAGACGGCCGTCATGTTCTCCCGGTTCTTCGAGGAATGTCCGGTCCTGAAAGCGTCTTCACCGTCGCTGCGCGCGTCGCGGGTGAGGTTGACTACGCTGACGTCGCACACGCTCGCGCTCGGGCTCTCCTTGCTCGGCATCGAAGCGCCCGACCGGCTTTAG